ggcggttgagtgtcctactttgactcaggtcatgatctcacagttcatgagttcgagccccacatccgggtctgtgctgacagctcggagctgagagcctgcctcagattttatgtctccctctctctctgcccctcccccacttgcactctgtctctctttcaaaagaataaataaatacataaacatttttttaaaagatatgcatATGAAAACGTACACTGTGTATTTCTACCTCTACCAAAGCAAATATTCTGGAGGTATTTTCTTGGttttagtattatatatatacatatatacgtatgtatacatatatatacatgcacatgtgtatgtatgtacatatatgtatatgtatatgtatatgtacatatacatgtataggTATATgcctatacatatatgtataggtatacacatatatgtatatatacatgcatatatgtacatacatatacatatatatgtaaatatatatgggCTTGGTTTAATTATAATGAAGTAAGGTAAATGTCTTAtagtttacatataaatatatatatatatttttggttcgGTTTAATTATAATGAAGTAAGGTAAATGTCTTATAGTTTAAGTAGAGTAGGAAACTTAAATGAATACTTCCCCaaaagttatttcatttaaaaacgtAAAGGCAATTGTTGAAGACCACCATttcataaataattacaaattactGAATTTTTACTGTGATTCATTCACCTAAGTTTCATTTTAATTAGTTATGTAAATAACCACATAAAAGAGGGAAGAGGCAGTAAGGAAATCTAAGACTGTATTTAATTCTGATGTAGACTATTGTGCCAGTGTGATTAAGAACTGTCTAGTTTTTACtgtgaaataaacaaagaatcttaaaagatATTGCTCATGCCATTATATGACACTTGTAACTCTCATGTTCTCTTGCATTTTTTCCAGACGTGTTaggattacttgaaaaaaaaaatgacaatttaacAACGCACAGGTGATagttaataggaaaaataaaagtacagaaggggggggcgcctgggtggctcagtccgttaagcgacaGACTTCCGCGGATCATGAACTGGGTCATGATCAGGTCAAGATCTCCCTGTatgcgagttccagccccacgggggactctgtgctgacagctcagagcctggagcctgcttgggattctgtgtctcagtctctctgcccctcccccactcgtgctctgtctctgtctctcaaaaataaataaacattaaaaatgaagaaaaaataaaaaataaaaataaaagtatagaaaggaaaaatagtaggACCACAAAAGGAAAACCTCAACTCACTTATGGCTTAAGGAAATTACTATATGCCTCTATGCTGTAacacaataacaataacaaaaataagattaataGTGATAGCTATGATATATATTGGGGCCCAGCTATATGCCAAACACTTTACTCAAAACTTATGACTTAACCTAATAAAACTacatgaggtaggtactattatttaccttttatagataaggaaacctaAGTCCAGGTTGTACAATAAGGAAGTATGGATCTAACCTCAAAGTCTATACTCTTTCCAGTTTGCTTTGCTATGTCATATAAATAATAGCAGTTcctcaaatttaatatttttactaaaattgtTCATCAAAACCtcagagcaggggcgcctgggtggctcagtcggttaagcgtccgacttcacctcaggtcatgatctcgcggtccgtgagttcgagccccgagtcgggctctgggctgatggctcagagcctggagcctgcttccgattctgtgtctccctctctctctgctcctcccccgtttatcttctgtctctctctctgtctcaaaaataaataaacgttaaaaaaaaagttaaaaaaaaaaacaacctcagaGCAGTCCTTCATTATAGGTATTATTATCCATACCTAACAAATCTGGCAGGAAAAAAACAATGCATATGTGttgacttgaaaaaaatatgcttgggcacctgggtggctcagtcagttaagtgtccaacttcagctcgggttgcgatctcacggtttgtgagttcaagcccagcatccagctctgtgctggcagcatggagcctgcttgggattctctctctctctctctctctctctctctctctgcccctcccctgcttgtgctcgtgctgtctctctctctctcaaaataaataaacattttttaaaaagaaaatagccatATATAATTTCTAAAGGTTAAATCCTGGAGTAATCTTAGTCAAATTGGAGCATACGTTCTTAAATCAtctcaaaatggaaacaaacagaattatattctttttcaaCAATAAAGGTTATGTTTGTCAATGCAATCTTGGGATATTGATCTGACCTGTCAGAGATCACTTCTGCTGAGCAGCAGGTGCATTCCAAAAATTGCGATTACATATTCACTACATTTTTTAGTCAGCCAAGTCAgataactgaaaccacagaattCATCCAGGaattgaaattaaacattttcctttattaactaattaaataaatcaaataattctcaaaatgtctttcactttgtacatttaattttatagctATCAGATTTGGTTTCTGCATCCTTTCTAAAATATCTTTCTGCATCCTTCCTAAAATATCTatctaaatgaaattaaaaccttATTTTACCCAGAAGCCACTCCATCCCATTCAACCCTGTGACCAAACTCTACTATCTTTAACACTCTAAGAAACTCTTGTGGGTCCAGAAACAACCAGTTAGCCACCAGGATGGAGATGTTCCAACAATCTTTGATCTAACaatgatcaaagaaaataaaggtcaTAATTAAACTATTATAACTCAAGTGCTAAATCACAGTGAATATAAAACACATTCAATATCTGTTTTTTAGcactgaacaaacaaaacacaggaaataCAAATGTGTTAACCCCAATGCCTACCGACAAGGGAGTTTATAATATActtatacatgtgtgtgtttgtatgtgtctGTGGGAAGCACAATTTGGAAAAAGAGAtaatgaacaggggcgcctgggtggctcaatcagttgagcatccgattttggctcaggtcgtgatctcacggtttgtgagttcgagccctgcatcgggctctgagctgacagtgcagagcctgcttgggattctctctctctctctctctctctctctctcaaaataaataaaagaaagtaaaagaaaattttaaataaagataatgaaCAACGTGGGGTTACATGCTAATGATGCAATGTATTGAACACATAATATATAGTTCAGAAATACAGTGGAGGGACATGTCCGCATGGTCAACCAGTGCAAAAAGAGCTTACAGCAGCAATATTTAAATGACTATGATAAAGTAGGTGACATTTTCCCAGCTATCAAACTGCTTCATAAATGGTCTTCTTCATACTTGCTAAATATACTCAAAGCCAACTCAACAttgaggaaaaacagagaaatgcaaCTTAATTACACGCACACATTCAGGATCGCATCTTTTCACtaatagtttattaaaaatacaactgcTTATATTTTGTAGCTTTCAGAGATATCTAAATTCTTGCTAGTTcttgtgaaagaaaaatagatatagTGTAAAATGTCATGACAAAATACTATGGAACAGAAACATGATGGCAAAAACATCCGGATAAAGCTAATATATTGATAACATTTTTACTAATAGATtgacaaaatatatattgataattACACTAATATATTGATGtctagatagataaataaaaattttacctcaattactATCTGCTGTGTTAAAAAACGGcactaatacataaataaaatgaccaTTACTTgcgagtctctctctgcccctcccccgctcgtgctcgtgctctttcaaaattaataaataaacttctaaaaaaaaatttttaaaaggaaagaaagttcaCCCTGTATTAGGCCTTGTGCTTGGCATTACGAATACAGAGGTGAAAAAACAGGGCCCTAGCCCCAAAGGAACTTACTCACTTTTTACAAAATACTCGAATAACTTAAATGTTACAtagtctaaaaaaacaaaaaaaaaaacacaaacaaacaaataaataaatgttacatagGCTAGCATTTTCTATTGTAGTGTCACTAGGTAAAACTTCTAATTTTCAGCATCAGCCTTGAACAATTcctagggaattttttttttttttttttttttttttttaaatagcagctTCAGGTTTCTTTACTGTTACTATAGTACCAGGAACTCTGCTAATCACTTTACACATTACGGCGTCTGAGCCTCACAATAACAACATTACAGGGTGTATCGTATGatcttgttttacagataaggaagcaatggctttggAGTATAATTATTCAACATCATACCAAAAGTGTCAGAGTCAGAATCTGAAGCTACtgcgttttttcttttttctcatttaaaaaaaaaaaaattattgtccaGTTCCTAGAGAAATTTCAAAATCAGCAGCGGCTAAATTCAGTGACTCTGACTAAAGGTAACTCATGGAGATCTGagatatctatttcttttttgttttttcctttttattttattttagagagagagagagagagcatgtgcgcgcaagccagggagaggggcagagggagggagagagaaccttaagcaggctccacgctcagagtggagtccgatatggggctcaaccccacgaccctgggatcatgaccagagcctaaatcaagagtcagacactcaacagactgagccacccaggtgcccctgagatacCCATTTCTAATTAAAATCCTTGAGGCAAATAGTGGTTTTGTAACATCCTTCTTCAGGAAATAAGATGAAATGCAGAAGGGGAGGATGCCTATGTCTACATGACGACAAAGGTTTGCACCATTTGTGGGTGGTACTGTCGATGAAAGGATTAGTCGCATTCCTTTTTCGAAGCGGCTTTTTAACATTGCAAGTGAAATGTGTCGGAGGTGCTTCGTCAGTCCATCTGTCAATGCAGATGTCAATAAGCATGAAATGCCACTAAATCTCGGTGGTATTCCTCGAGGTGTCATAGTGCTGCAGGAAATGGGTTTTGGTATCGGACGAACATGGATTTAAATCCTTATGTTACCTTCTTCTCACCTGGGACAAATGACTTTTTACTTCTGAatcacaatttcttcatctataaaacagaaacgAGCATCTAACAGATGGCACTGAGGGTCTGCGGTCACGTGTATGGAACACCTGGCATTTAGTATGCGCGTGATATTGTAATATTATTAATGAAATTACTCTGAGGAATTTATTGCAGTAGAATGTTATTTTGGAAGCCCTGAAAAGAAGTGACCAGGAAAATTCTGTTTAACTTCACATGCCACCAACTTCTGACCATCTGTCCCCAAAAAAGATAGGATAGTAGAATGAGATCacagagcaagaaaaaagaatgcaacaTCTCGTAAGCCAGCTTACAAATGCGATGACTGTCTACCCTTGTGAACAGTATTTGATTAgcgtctttgtgtgtgtgtgtatagatagatagacagatggagAGGGAAATAATCatgcatatttcatatatatatatatagatggaGAGGGAAATAAtcatacatatttcattttcccATTCATATATGCTTTTGTTGCCATTtccatgttaaagaaaaaaagtttggggcgcctgggtggctcagttggttaagcgtccgacttcagctcaggtcatgatctcacggttcatggattcgagccccgcatcgggctctgtgctgacagctcggagcctggagcctgtttcaggttctgtgtctccctctctctctgcccctccccaactcgcgctctgtctccctctgtctcaaaatttaaaaaaaaaaaaaattaagaaaaaaaaagaaaaaagtttgtgtctgtcattttgaaaacaaagctaCCTATGAGCTACCATGAAGCATCCTATGTAAGAGGCAGTGACTGACCCTCTAGGGATTAGATGGGGGGTTGTGCTGTGTAGTAAGGAATCTTTGCTGTCCCAGGTCAGAGGTGGAAAAAACCTTAAGCTCCAGGCTAAAGACTCCAGTGCTCATCCtgattctctttctgttactaTCTCTTGGGAGTCtgcacaaacaaaagaaatggaaagtaaaatatatatagggCCAAATGACGAAAGAGAATATGAGAAGTTTTGTGTATAAATCCTACACCTGAACCTTAATCATGGACTGACCCACCTCCCCGGGACTCCATTTCAGAAGGCTTTTGGCAAAAGAACAAATTGCCTCTGGTTGCAGCCTCATTTTCCAGTTGTCTGCACAGGTCTTTAAGGTAATAAAGGGTGCCTAGACCTGAATCTGGTTCGTATCAGTGGATAACTAGTAAGAACAGTGGAAGCAAAATTGTAGAGATGTGTTATCTTGGGTGGGAGACTGTAGTTGATATCCTAAATATTTAACTCATTTGTGCATAATCTTTCCATTTATCACTGAAGAACCTTGTAAAGCAGATAAAACAGGCAATTTTCTCAAGCTTTCGGAAGGGAAACGAAATCCCAAGGTGGGTGCACACATACAGACGGTGTGTGGCAGAGCAGATACTAGAACaaatctttctcctcccttccctacACTCATTAGAACCACAGAATATGGATTCTTCTGTGCCCTGCATATCGGAAGCAGAGTTAGGCACCTGTGAACGGTATCGATGTTTTACGCATAAAATCTCTAAAACGGCCTCATAGTCTAAGTAATAATCCTCGAAACTCAAGGCGACAACTGCTTCTTGTGAACAGTGGGGCCCTGGGCTCGTTCAGACTCACATTCCTGCTACTCTGAAAGGCCACTGGGGAATGGTTTTAGTCCAAGGCTAGCAAGTATTTCAAATAACTCTACACTTTAATGGAAATCTCTCCAGTTCTGAGCCCGGTTGCCCCTTATTAGATGTCAACTTATTCGTAAGAGAACTGGAGGCATTAGGCACAGGACAAGATTTTATGGGTTTATTCAGCAATGagttctgttttctgaaatatgGCAAAGTGGGCTTTTTGGAACAACACTACTAAATAAGTATATTAGatatatggatgtgtgtgtgtgtgtgtgtgtgtgtgtgtgtgtgtgtgtttgtgtgtacatatCAAAGAACTGACAGGATAGTAAGGAATAACAAGGGCAAAATTTTAGTTGGGGGCGGAACCCCGATATAGGATTGAAGCACCTTTTGCCCTACAGATAATTTGCTAAACAAGGGAGTTTGAAAGTACGCGGACAGGAATGCAAACAGATCATCCTCATTTTAAGTCGGCTTCCTAAAGAACTATACCCTGATAGAAGGGTAAACCAGACCCAAACCTGAACCACACTCTCACCCCTGCAGTTTGTAAGGAAAAGTGCCTTGGAGCGGAGGGGTGAAGGGAACCTGTTTTTGATCAATTCTAACCACAAGCCAGGGCACACAGTGATTTGCAATGGTCAAAAAAACCCAAGCTATACATTTAGTGGATCACAGTCTTGGAACATAGTGCGCCATGCATCAGTTAAAAAACAGCAAACAGTGCAGTTGACAAAAAGCAACTAAAGTTGAAGAGGTACTTCACAAAAGAAGTCCAAATGAGTCGGAGTACCTTTCTGTATGTGCTGCTCAAACTTAGTAGTGACCagggaaattaaaaccacaattaagCACCAGTAAATAGTCACTGGATGAGCAAAATTGAAACTGTGAGTATACTTGTGTTGGCAAACATGTGGAGCAATAGCAACTCACACAGTTGTGATGGGAATGAATGTAAATTGATAAAACTATCTTGAAAAATGGCACAGCATTAATAGCAATCTTAGAAAAgtataggggggcgcctgggcagctcagtcagttaaacgtcagactctCGATTTCCGCTCAGCTgacgatctctcagtttgtgagttccagccctgtgccaggctctgcactgacagtgtggagccggcttgggatctttctctctccttctgccccttcccccctcctctctttcaaaataagtaagcttttttttttttttaagtttgtgccCTCTAATCCAGAACTTCCACTGTTGAGTATACAGTCTAAAGAATGCCTTACAACTGAGCACCAACATACGTGTAGAAGAATTATTTGCAGCATTATTGCTTGTAAATAccccaaactggaagaaataaaattatacaacaaacagaaaagcatATACTTAAATTGCTGCCTTTAGTAATACAACCAAATATCATGCAGATAaaaaagctgaggcacagagtgatACGATTGTTTACCCAAAATCACACATATTTTAAGCGACAGAGGTAGGATTTACCTGCAAGCAATCACATTCTAAAGTCCTTAGGTATTATATGGTGCTGCTTCTCATAAATTTGTTCCCTAAGAAGTGATTGATATTAGGATAAGCTATATGAAATTGACATGTTTTGTGAGTCAAAAGAGTTGAATACTAGCAAATTCATACGGTTCAACCCAACAGTTCTCTTAAGTTCTGAAATCACCTAGTTGGTCTGAGATCACCTTGCACAGTGTATCAGCTTATTTCTCCCTAGCCTTCGCCCTCAAAATGAGTTTTTATACTGTCTTTTATTGGTGACAAAAGTTTCCTCTGAATGCCATCATTGCTGAAGACTCTGGGTTGCTTCTttattctggtttttattttattaagtgactgtggtaaaaaaaaaaaaaaaaaaaaaaaaaagtcttacgaGCCATAGGGAATGGAAATGATGAAAGCAATTACAAATGTTAACAGAGACCAAGAATGATAGTCTTCTGCGTGCATTTGTACTAGTGACCCACTTCCCAGGCAACAGAGGCTTCCCAAATGAAAAAACCCGTAATAATCTTTTTCTGGGAGTGAaccagagagggtgggggagagtgaACGCAAGTGAGATCtttggacagatttttttttggggggggctcCTCTTTCTGTCTTGAATCCAGACAGTCCACTTGCGGTTCTCCCTAAGCCTCCCTCTGTCTCGCCATATTTGGCTTCCCCTCACTCTCGCCCGGCACCTACCCCGCCCTTTCTGGCGGGAAGCCCTCCAAACCGGTAGAACTTCGTCGAGGGAAACAGATAAAACAAATACACGGGCCCAGCGAGGCTGATAAAACTTtgcaaaactagaaacaaaaaaggaaaaactaaccAACCTCAACCAACCAGCGCCCTGCCTGCTGGGGGCGCCGTCCTACGTCCTGTCGCACAATCATACACACAAAAGGCAGTGCGCCGGTGCCAGAGACCCGGAGCCGCCATCGTCCACAGTCGGGGGAGCGGAAAATACAGACGCGGCCCTCACAGATATGGAGACAGGAGTCCCCGTGAAGTTCGAACCCCAGGATGAGATGTCTGGCTTTCAGAACAGCCTAGTCTTACAGATACCACCTCTGCCAAACCCACTGCCCTGGGCCGTGTATATGCCGCAGATGCCCAGACAAGGGAGCCCAGCCAGCATGCTGACCGAAATGGCGGCTGACGACCAGGGTGGCTTTGACGGCTACGGCGGTAACCAGCAGCAGCCGCTGCCGCCGCCACTGCAGCCGCTGTCGCCACTGTCGCCGCCACTGCAGCCActgccgccgccaccgccgccgccgctgcagcCGTTGCCGCCGCCGTTGCCGCCGCCACTGCAGCCGCCGCCGCCACTGCAGCCACCGCCGCCACTGCAGCCGCCGCAACAGCAAATCCAGTGCATGGTGTGCGGGGACAAGGCAAGCGGCAAGCACTACGGCCAGTTCACATGCGAGGGCTGCAAGAGCTTCTTCAAGCGCAGCGTGAAGAAGAACCTGAGCTTCAGATGCCAAGCCAACCAAGACTGTCGCGTCGATCAGCACCGTCGCAACCGGTGCCAGTACTGCCGCTTCAGAAAGTGCCTCGACGTCGGTATGAAACCAGAAGCAGTGCAAAGCAACAGGAGACCGCCCACCCAGCCAGCCCACGGGCCATCTGCGCTGACCACCCGGCAACCCTCCGACTGCTATCCGAACCTATCTGGGTATGTTTCTCTGCtcctcagcgcggagcccaacccCTTGCCTTGGTCAAGCTGCCAGTTAATACCACCCAACACCATCCTCAGCCTCGAGGACGTTTGCGAACAGGCTGCGCGGATGCTCTTTGGCGCCGTGGAATGGGCCCGGAACATACCCTTCTTCCCGGCCCTGCAGCTCAGCGACCAGGTGGCCATGCTTCGCCTTACCTGGTGCGAGCTGTTCACGCTGAACTGGGCGCGGTGCTCCATGCCACTCCATGTGGTCTCGTTCCTGGCCTCGACCTGCTTACACAACACGCCCATGTCTTCGGACCAAGTTGCCGTCTTTATGGACAACGTCCGGATCTTCCAAGAGCAAACCGAGAAGCTCAAAGCTCTGCAAGTCGACCCCACCGAGTACAGCTGCCTCAAGGCCATCGTCCTGTTCACTTCAGATGCCAGCGGTCTCTCCGATGCGGCGCAAGTGGAAAGCTTGCAGGAGAAGTCCCAGTGCGCCCTGGAGCAATACGTTAGGAACCAGTACAGGGACCAACCAACGCGATTCGGAAAGCTTTTGCTTCGCCTCCCTTCCTTCCGCACCGTGTCCTCCGCAGTCATAGAGCAGTTATTTTTCATCCACCTGGTAGGTAAAACCCCCATCAAAACCCTCATCCGGGGTATGTTACTGTCAGGTAACAGTTACAGCAGTAATAACTAGCCGTACGTGGCACttcaaaaaataagtcaaaataagAATGGGGCAGGGGGCTGAAACGGAGAGAGCAAAGAGGTAGACTGGTTTCTTTGCTTAATACCGTTAAAGGATATAAAAGGGATGTTACAAGTTTgccagaagaagggagggaaagaatttAATGGACtgtgagtttgaaaaaaaaaaaaaaagagagactgtcAAATGAACTTTTACAGAattccaaaaaaaccccacaaaacaccaaaaaacaaacaaaaataaaacacacacacacacacacacacacaaaacaaaaacaaaaaaaccgaaAAATTCCTATGTCGGAACAGCCTGCtacttatttttgtataaaaaggaaattagtcTTGCTCTTGTTTTGGTAAACTTGTGAAAAATATTGCCCAAAGCGCCTTTAAGGAGATTGGGAGAAAATGTGCAGAATGGAGAGAAAGTAAgcctttttcccccaaattattaaCTGTGTTTTATCTATGTACCTCGAGCTGTTCTCTTCTTGTACTGTTCTAGTTCCAAACCACTTTATTCTGTGGCTCTATAATACGTTTTGATATAATCTTGGTTTCTTAAAATGCTGTGTATCCTTAAAATGTATGTTCTGCAAGAATTAAAACTGAGTCCATGAAAATATCACAGGAagacataaaactttaaaaggcaATTCCAAGATGATGGAAACACACAAGTGGTATCCAAAAACGTTAGATGAAATCGAGCACTCTAATTTGAGAACTGGAGGAATCACATACAACACTTAGCTTCCCTTaaccctgcctcttccctcaAAAGACACTATGACAaacctagatttttaaaaacactttagaGGATGGACTGTAGGATTTATTGGCGGCAACAAATGTGTCCAAGACGCATGCTGTCGTTTTGAATAGAAAGTGAACGTTTGTACTTTGAGTTGAGCCCCATTTAGTTCTTGAATTGTTATGGAAATCCTACATTTGTATATTCGGAAATCCTTTATGTTATAAATGCTGATatcatccccccctttttttaaagaaatgtggttGAAATCAGCATGACAGAATAACACTGTTGGCACTTATAGGTAACATGATTCATTCGGTATCTTCGAGTTTACAGttaggtttggttttgttttgtttttaagtgcaaTATGTCAGTATACTGTAAAAGATATAATAACTGAATTATTTGATCAAGTGTTATATTCCAGGGGAAAATGAGAGTATTCCaaaattaaagtattatttatttggtatcttaaaaaaaaaatcttttgctgAGCAGACCTGTACCCCAAATGAGAGTAAACCATATATCCTAGGCCCGACCACCCAGAGGATTCCATACAACACAAACCCATCCGTTTTGAAAGAGCCTTCCAAAAGTTCATGGAAACAAATACGTAGACACAATGCATCAATTTCTACGCGCAGAGAAATTTCCTTCAGAATTGTATCTTCGGAttttaagaaagtagaaaataggGAAGGATGACAAGCAAGTCATGAAAAACTGGGGAACAAAAATCTCTGTGTGATCTCCCAGGTCAGAAAGATCTGCTTATTGGtatggggtaaaaaaaaaatgaatacaaaatttaCAAATGCCTGAGAGAAATCATCTCAAGTATAAGCGATTGAACTGAGTtacaaaatctggaaaaaaagttacaaaatggcTGTGCAATTTTGGTCCAAAAGGTGCTACCTTTGTCTAATGTTTCAGAGCCAGAGTTTTTTCTTTCCATGCAGAAATGAACACATcaaagctcattttttttaattgcagtgtaAAATGAGGTACAACGTTAGTTTTGTGCGTATGACATGATGATCTCACATCCTTACCAACCAACACttgttaatttttgtctttttgataatagccgtTTTGACAATTGGGAGGTGACAGCTCACTGTAGTTTTGAGGCATATGTCCTTAATGATatgtgatgctgagcatctttccacgcacctgttggccatctgtatgcttCGGTGGGAAAAGGTCTATCTATTCCCACAGAATAGAATATTCTGTTCTGCTTGCTTTTGAACCACATtgcttgggtttttgttgttgttgttgcataaTAGGAGTTCTTTAACTATTTTGATAATAACCCCTTcatagatatatgatttgcaagtatcttttcccattcagtagcttccttttttattttgctcgATGGTTTCTTATCTaactgtgcacaagctttttggTTTAATGtggtcccatttgtttatttttgcttttgttgccattACTTCTATAGTcagaaatgacaaaatgataTTGTCAAGGAACTTctcacctatattttcttctagttttatgatttctggtcttacattcaaatttttcatccattttgagttcatttttcccccatttgttttaatgtgcaaatatttgtttactggACTTGACAAATGTATTATGGTAAGATATGATATGAACAATGCGAAAAACTGGATGGGAATATATGAAATCTCTATTATCGTTGCAACTTTTCCGTAtatgaaattattccaaaaataaagttctttaaaatctttttaggtgtgtattctttttttctatgtcttcttATCATATTCCACTagataatttgtatttctagGGGAGTACTATTTTGTTTTGAGGTATAACACTTCTACAGTGAGTGCAAAAATCTTAATTGTATAgagcagtaatttttttaatattttactttttaataaatgcttaacatatatttatttttgagagacagagagagagcatgagctaatgaggagcacagagagagggagacacagaatccaaagcaggctccaggttctgagctgtcagcccagagcctgacacagggctcaaacccaggaaccttgagatcatgagccgagctgaagtcagactctcaaccgactgagccacgctggcaccctgttacctttttgttttaagtttatttatttattttgagacggagacTGCgccagcgggggagaggcagagagagggagagagagagagaatcccaagcaggctccgcactgtcagcacagagccc
The window above is part of the Panthera tigris isolate Pti1 chromosome X, P.tigris_Pti1_mat1.1, whole genome shotgun sequence genome. Proteins encoded here:
- the LOC102966429 gene encoding COUP transcription factor 2-like; protein product: MSGFQNSLVLQIPPLPNPLPWAVYMPQMPRQGSPASMLTEMAADDQGGFDGYGGNQQQPQQQIQCMVCGDKASGKHYGQFTCEGCKSFFKRSVKKNLSFRCQANQDCRVDQHRRNRCQYCRFRKCLDVGMKPEAVQSNRRPPTQPAHGPSALTTRQPSDCYPNLSGYVSLLLSAEPNPLPWSSCQLIPPNTILSLEDVCEQAARMLFGAVEWARNIPFFPALQLSDQVAMLRLTWCELFTLNWARCSMPLHVVSFLASTCLHNTPMSSDQVAVFMDNVRIFQEQTEKLKALQVDPTEYSCLKAIVLFTSDASGLSDAAQVESLQEKSQCALEQYVRNQYRDQPTRFGKLLLRLPSFRTVSSAVIEQLFFIHLVGKTPIKTLIRGMLLSGNSYSSNN